One Microlunatus soli genomic window carries:
- a CDS encoding DUF4188 domain-containing protein, with product MRRIRPGRLTHDHHGELVVFLIGVHVNKWWRPDRWLPVLIQMPLMLRELTDDPDSGLLGYRLVPDPRGPWYVQYWNSLDKLYGYADDPSARHRPAWQRFNRLVRSGGAVGAWHETYRVHSAESIYVDAPLQGLARATRIRRVGSGQDRAADRMNRRPTEPPDQDAAR from the coding sequence GTGCGACGGATCCGACCGGGGCGGCTGACCCATGATCATCACGGCGAGCTCGTCGTCTTCCTGATCGGCGTCCACGTCAACAAGTGGTGGCGGCCCGATCGCTGGCTTCCGGTGCTGATCCAGATGCCGCTGATGCTGCGTGAGCTGACCGACGATCCCGACTCCGGTCTGCTCGGCTACCGGCTCGTTCCGGACCCGCGCGGACCCTGGTACGTCCAGTACTGGAACAGCCTGGACAAGCTGTACGGCTATGCCGACGACCCGAGCGCCCGACACCGTCCTGCCTGGCAGCGCTTCAACCGACTGGTTCGCTCCGGCGGCGCGGTCGGTGCCTGGCACGAGACCTACCGGGTCCACAGCGCGGAGTCGATCTATGTCGACGCACCCCTGCAGGGGCTGGCGAGAGCGACCCGGATCCGGCGCGTCGGCAGCGGCCAGGACCGGGCCGCCGATCGGATGAACCGCCGACCGACCGAACCGCCCGATCAGGACGCCGCCCGGTGA
- the smc gene encoding chromosome segregation protein SMC yields the protein MYLKSLTVKGFKSFASATTLNFEPGITCVVGPNGSGKSNVVDALSWVMGEQGVKSLRGGKMEDVIFAGTSGRAPLGRAEVTLTIDNADGALPIDYSEVKISRTMFRNGGSDYEINGNKARLLDVQELLSDSGIGREMHVIVGQGQLDTILQATPEIRRGFIEEAAGVLKHRKRKEKALRKLESTETNVNRLNDLVAEVRRQLKPLGRQAEVARKAAVIQADARDAKSRLLADDLVQATLSLQNDLADEAQLKERRQELEAKLETARSTEIAAEETVRQQVPRLSAAQDVWYSLAGLRERVASTISIAAERVRNAHDESTEERQGRDPEQLEAEAEEVQAQEDELAAEVELKAEALESATEARHRSEDAHAAEEQRLAGLIRAAADRREGLARLGGQVNSMRSRAEAAADEIGRLTATLEQSASRAENAAREFTALETRVASLDDGESDLDTEHETASERLEQIEAELATLRAEEAAATSQRGALAARLEALQLGLNRKDGAAALLAAEGIFTGTDGVNDLLGTVAALVSVEAGYETAVSAAFGAAADAVAVTGLDAAVSAFDHLRAEDLGRAGLLLAGGPDGDGPVDWPTLPSGVRYAAEVVSCRDDLRPAVNRALRKVAVTDDLDQAKDLIRTLPDVTAVTKDADLLSAHYAAGGSSAQPSLIEVQAAVDEAEQQLAEVTHTCDRLKFAQAELTEQHADAQQQVEYALAKLHESDAQMAALAEELGQLNSAARSSREESDRLQKSIAEAEQAREETEAKLEELEARLEAASADETDEEPDPATRDRLAEEARLARAAEMEARLGLRTVEERVRALSGRADALRKAADNERAARARAQARRERMIREAKVAAAVQTAATYLAGRVEESISLAAAERSEADAARAEAEESLTAARRTVRELGGELESLVDTVHRDEMARAERRMRIETLAEKAMNEIGVEAETLMQDFGPEVPVPVLVDADGNALDLENMPEEERPEPVPYVRDEQAKRLRKAERALTQLGKINPLALEEFSAMEERHAFLAEQAEDLRKTREDLMAIIADVDARVEQVFAEAYADVERAFNRVFARLFPGGEGSLVLTEPGNWLTTGVDVKARPAGKKVSRLSLLSGGERSLVAVAFLVSLFIARPSPFYILDEVEAALDDTNLGRLLEIYEELRENSQLLVITHHKRTMEVADALYGVTMRGDGVSAVISQRLREGEESVA from the coding sequence GTGTACCTCAAGAGCCTGACCGTGAAGGGCTTCAAGTCCTTCGCCTCGGCGACGACGCTGAATTTCGAGCCCGGCATCACCTGTGTGGTCGGGCCGAACGGTTCGGGCAAGTCCAACGTGGTCGACGCGCTGAGCTGGGTGATGGGCGAGCAGGGCGTCAAGTCGCTGCGCGGCGGCAAGATGGAGGACGTCATCTTCGCCGGCACGTCCGGCCGGGCTCCGTTGGGCCGGGCCGAGGTCACGCTGACCATCGACAACGCCGACGGCGCCCTGCCGATCGACTACTCCGAGGTCAAGATCAGCCGGACGATGTTCCGCAACGGCGGCTCGGACTACGAGATCAACGGCAACAAGGCCAGACTGCTCGACGTCCAGGAGCTGCTCAGCGACTCCGGCATCGGCCGCGAGATGCACGTCATCGTCGGCCAGGGCCAGCTGGACACCATCCTGCAGGCCACCCCGGAGATCCGTCGTGGCTTCATCGAGGAAGCCGCGGGCGTGCTGAAGCACCGCAAGCGCAAGGAGAAGGCGCTCCGCAAGCTGGAGTCGACCGAGACCAACGTCAACCGACTGAACGACCTCGTCGCCGAGGTCCGCCGCCAGCTGAAACCGCTCGGCCGGCAGGCCGAGGTCGCCCGCAAGGCCGCCGTCATCCAGGCCGACGCCCGCGACGCGAAGTCCCGACTGTTGGCCGACGACCTGGTGCAGGCGACCCTGTCGCTGCAGAACGACCTGGCCGACGAGGCCCAGCTGAAGGAACGCCGCCAGGAGTTGGAGGCGAAGCTGGAGACGGCCCGCAGCACCGAGATCGCCGCCGAGGAGACCGTCCGGCAGCAGGTGCCACGACTGAGCGCCGCCCAGGACGTCTGGTATTCGCTGGCCGGGCTGCGGGAGCGGGTCGCGTCCACCATCTCGATCGCCGCCGAACGGGTCCGCAACGCCCACGACGAGTCGACCGAGGAGCGTCAGGGCCGCGATCCGGAGCAGCTGGAGGCCGAGGCCGAGGAGGTCCAGGCCCAGGAGGACGAGCTGGCCGCCGAGGTCGAGCTGAAGGCCGAGGCTCTGGAGTCCGCCACCGAAGCCCGGCATCGGTCCGAGGACGCCCACGCAGCCGAGGAGCAGCGGCTCGCCGGACTGATCCGGGCCGCGGCCGACCGGCGCGAGGGGCTGGCCCGGCTCGGCGGTCAGGTCAATTCGATGCGCAGCCGCGCCGAGGCTGCCGCCGATGAGATCGGCCGGCTGACCGCCACCCTCGAGCAATCGGCATCGCGGGCGGAGAATGCGGCCCGCGAGTTCACCGCACTGGAAACCCGGGTCGCGTCCTTGGACGACGGCGAGTCGGACCTGGACACCGAACACGAGACCGCCAGCGAGCGCCTGGAACAGATCGAGGCGGAACTGGCCACGCTGCGTGCCGAGGAAGCAGCGGCCACCTCCCAGCGCGGTGCGCTGGCCGCGCGGTTGGAGGCTCTGCAGCTCGGCCTGAACCGCAAGGACGGCGCGGCAGCACTGCTGGCCGCCGAGGGCATCTTTACCGGAACCGACGGCGTCAACGATCTGCTCGGCACGGTCGCTGCCCTGGTCAGCGTCGAGGCCGGCTACGAGACTGCGGTGTCGGCGGCGTTCGGCGCGGCGGCCGATGCGGTAGCGGTCACCGGGCTCGATGCCGCGGTATCGGCGTTCGATCACCTGCGCGCCGAGGACCTGGGGCGGGCCGGCCTGCTGCTCGCCGGCGGGCCCGACGGGGACGGCCCCGTGGACTGGCCGACCCTGCCCAGCGGGGTCCGCTACGCCGCCGAGGTGGTGAGCTGTCGCGACGACCTGCGCCCGGCGGTCAACCGGGCGCTCCGCAAGGTCGCGGTGACCGACGACCTCGACCAGGCCAAGGACCTGATCCGTACGCTGCCCGACGTCACTGCGGTGACCAAGGACGCCGATCTGCTGTCCGCGCACTACGCCGCCGGCGGATCCTCGGCCCAGCCGAGCCTGATCGAGGTCCAGGCCGCGGTGGACGAGGCGGAGCAGCAACTGGCCGAGGTCACCCACACCTGCGATCGGCTGAAGTTCGCCCAGGCCGAGCTGACCGAACAGCACGCCGACGCCCAACAGCAGGTCGAGTACGCGTTGGCCAAGCTGCACGAGTCCGACGCCCAGATGGCCGCACTGGCCGAGGAGTTGGGGCAGCTCAATTCCGCCGCCCGGTCCTCCCGGGAAGAGTCCGACCGGTTGCAGAAGTCGATCGCCGAGGCCGAACAGGCCCGCGAGGAGACCGAGGCCAAGCTGGAGGAGTTGGAGGCTCGGCTGGAGGCGGCCAGCGCCGACGAGACCGACGAGGAGCCCGACCCGGCAACCCGGGACCGGCTCGCCGAGGAAGCACGGTTGGCTCGCGCGGCCGAGATGGAGGCCCGGCTGGGTCTGCGGACCGTCGAGGAACGGGTCCGGGCGTTGTCCGGCCGGGCCGACGCGCTGCGCAAGGCCGCCGACAACGAACGCGCCGCCCGGGCCCGCGCCCAGGCCCGCCGGGAACGGATGATCCGCGAGGCCAAGGTCGCCGCCGCGGTCCAGACCGCCGCAACCTATCTGGCCGGTCGGGTCGAGGAATCGATCAGCCTGGCAGCCGCCGAACGGTCCGAGGCCGACGCCGCCCGGGCCGAGGCCGAGGAGTCGCTGACCGCTGCCCGGCGGACGGTCCGGGAGCTGGGCGGCGAGCTGGAGTCGTTGGTCGACACCGTGCACCGCGACGAGATGGCCCGCGCCGAGCGGCGGATGCGGATCGAAACGTTGGCCGAGAAGGCGATGAACGAGATCGGCGTCGAGGCCGAGACACTGATGCAGGACTTCGGCCCGGAGGTGCCGGTGCCGGTGCTGGTCGACGCGGACGGAAACGCCCTCGACCTGGAGAACATGCCCGAGGAGGAACGGCCCGAGCCGGTCCCGTACGTGCGGGACGAACAGGCCAAGCGGCTGCGCAAGGCCGAACGGGCGCTGACCCAGCTCGGCAAGATCAATCCGCTGGCGCTGGAGGAATTCTCCGCGATGGAGGAGCGGCATGCCTTCCTCGCCGAGCAGGCCGAGGACCTGCGCAAGACCCGCGAAGACCTGATGGCGATCATCGCCGACGTCGACGCCCGCGTCGAGCAGGTCTTCGCCGAGGCGTACGCCGACGTGGAGCGGGCCTTCAACCGGGTCTTCGCCCGACTCTTCCCCGGCGGCGAAGGCAGCCTGGTGCTGACCGAGCCCGGCAACTGGCTGACTACCGGCGTCGACGTCAAGGCCCGCCCGGCCGGCAAGAAGGTCAGCCGGCTGTCGCTGCTGTCGGGTGGCGAACGCTCGCTGGTGGCGGTCGCGTTCCTGGTCTCGCTGTTCATCGCCCGTCCGAGCCCGTTCTACATCCTGGACGAGGTGGAGGCCGCGCTGGACGACACCAACCTCGGGCGGCTGCTGGAGATCTACGAGGAGCTCCGGGAAAACTCCCAGCTGCTGGTGATCACCCACCACAAGCGCACCATGGAGGTCGCCGACGCGCTCTACGGGGTGACCATGCGAGGCGACGGGGTGTCGGCCGTGATCAGTCAGCGGTTGCGCGAGGGTGAAGAGTCGGTCGCCTGA
- a CDS encoding GtrA family protein has product MRRLGHFLFVRHRHNWAQLIRFGLVGGSGALVNMLVVIILKKVGPSYRDVFLDLPLTDFNVRWYHVIVTIAFLVANFWNFWINRRWTFRTTKHSSWYSEYPPFLAVGAIGQVLSLGLVTALIHSGSPISLPDRVFDDSSGFRTKLYWAQLISIVVVTPVTFLVNKFWTFSAVRSGRPTKLVPIDGEVPDDQPSRPEPVQPTQAIEELTTHGPVPPASPDPSVVEPDVGAAEPDPSSAGSDTRAVS; this is encoded by the coding sequence GTGAGACGTCTGGGCCACTTCCTGTTCGTCCGACATCGCCACAACTGGGCGCAGCTGATCCGGTTCGGGCTGGTCGGCGGCTCCGGCGCGCTCGTGAACATGCTGGTCGTGATCATCCTGAAGAAGGTCGGACCCAGCTATCGCGACGTCTTCCTCGACCTGCCGCTGACCGACTTCAACGTTCGCTGGTATCACGTCATCGTCACCATCGCCTTCCTGGTGGCGAACTTCTGGAACTTCTGGATCAACCGGCGCTGGACCTTCCGGACCACCAAGCATTCCTCCTGGTACAGCGAATATCCGCCGTTCCTGGCGGTCGGCGCGATCGGCCAGGTACTCAGCCTCGGCCTGGTCACCGCACTGATCCACTCCGGGTCGCCGATCTCGCTGCCGGACCGCGTCTTCGACGACTCCAGCGGCTTCCGGACCAAGCTGTATTGGGCCCAGCTGATCTCGATCGTCGTCGTCACCCCGGTCACCTTCCTGGTGAACAAGTTCTGGACGTTCTCCGCGGTCCGCAGCGGTCGGCCGACCAAGCTGGTGCCGATCGACGGCGAGGTACCCGACGATCAACCCAGCCGGCCGGAGCCGGTGCAGCCGACCCAGGCGATCGAGGAGTTGACGACCCACGGGCCGGTGCCGCCGGCCTCGCCGGACCCGTCCGTGGTCGAGCCCGACGTCGGCGCGGCCGAACCGGACCCGTCCTCCGCCGGCAGCGACACCCGAGCGGTCAGCTGA
- a CDS encoding GNAT family N-acetyltransferase, protein MPVLVRPDVRFHRSFLAALQEGLALEEEMSAAYLFTGDQTTLADPQVFADYVEKLLADVREETPRPEHFVPGTALWWVDGTQFLGRIAIRHRLNDWLRNGGGHIGYWIRPSVRRRGHARAAFLAGLSHAHRLGIDPALVSCDDDNIGSRKVIESAGGVFERPFDGKLLYWVPTGTSTEQGHNGS, encoded by the coding sequence CGTTCGTTCCTGGCGGCTCTCCAGGAAGGGCTGGCGCTGGAGGAGGAAATGAGCGCCGCCTACCTGTTCACCGGCGACCAGACGACGCTGGCCGATCCGCAGGTCTTCGCCGACTACGTCGAGAAACTGCTCGCCGACGTCCGCGAGGAAACACCGAGACCGGAACACTTCGTGCCGGGCACGGCGCTGTGGTGGGTGGACGGTACCCAGTTCCTCGGCCGGATCGCGATCCGGCACCGGCTGAACGACTGGCTCCGCAACGGTGGCGGGCACATCGGTTACTGGATCCGCCCGTCGGTCCGGCGGCGGGGCCATGCCCGGGCCGCCTTTCTCGCCGGCTTGTCGCACGCGCACCGGTTGGGGATCGACCCTGCGCTGGTCAGCTGTGACGACGACAACATCGGTTCCCGGAAGGTCATCGAGTCCGCCGGCGGGGTCTTCGAGCGACCCTTTGACGGCAAGCTGCTCTACTGGGTGCCGACCGGTACATCGACCGAACAAGGTCACAACGGCAGCTGA